AATGACCGAGGACGCCCAGACGGGCCGGGTCCCCGCCATAGGTCGCGACGATCTCGGCCACACTTGCGGTTGCGGCAGCGGCGTCCTCGACGAAGGTCGGGAAATGGACTTCCGGCACCAGCCTGTAATCGGGCAGGGCGACGACGAAGCCCTGGGCCGCGAGCGCCTGGGCCGCCCAGCCGTAGACGTCCCTGGACCCGGAATCCCAGCCGCCGCCGTAGAACAGGACCAGCACGGGCAGGCGTGCCCCCTGGCCCACGGCCGCCGGCGCGAAGATGTCGAACCGCTGTCGCGGATCGTCTCCGTAGGGCAGGTCGCGCGCCACCCGCCGGACGCCGGGATCGCGCGGAGCCACGGCGTTCAGCACCGCCAGGGGGCTGCAGGCGGCGGCCATGGAGGCGACGAGCGCGCCGAGCGCGGGAACGAGCAGGCCTCTGCGGGTCATGGGGTCTCTGGCGGTTTGGGACAGCGTTGCCGTCAGATACGCGCGAATGCGGGATTCGGCTCAATCGTCCTGGTGCGACCGATTCAGCGCGCGTTGGCGATCAGGGAGCCGCAGTTGGCATCCTCGGCCAGACCCGGATCCACGAAGGCGAACAGCGCCGCCACCGGGGCGACCACGGCCCCCAGCAGGGCGGTAAGCCCGCCCTGACCGATGATCTGGCTGGTGTCCACGCCCACGCGCGGCGCGGTCAGGGGGCCCGAGACCAGGATCGGGGTCCAGAGGCGCAGCAGTCTGGGACGTTTGCTCTCGCCGTCGATCTTCAGGTTCATGGTCTCGTCGCCCAGATTGATCGAACCCGTGCCGCTGGCCAGGACCACATCGGTATCGACCACCAGGGTCCGGGCCCGAGCGATGCCGTTGGCGACGTCGAAATCGGCTACGCCGCAGCGGATGGTGCTCTGGGAATCGTCCCCCCGCAGCAGCTTCAGCAGGCCGGCGCTGGCGTTGATGCCCAGCAGTTCGGCGAAGGCCGCGCGCATCCGGCCCTGGGGCACCACCAGGCTCAGCGAGCCCTTGGAGGCGGCGGCGAAGCGGTGGATCGAATTCCCCGATCCTTCCAGCCGGGCGCGGCCGAGCGCGGCGCCCGAAACGGGGGCCACGCCATCCCTGGCCGGGATGATGGATTCCAGCGGATAGCCCGCCAGCCGGAAGTCGATCTTGCTGTAGGGGACCTCGGGATTGGCATCGATGGTCGCGGTGCCGGTCAGGGTGCCGCGATTGAAGGTGAAGGCGACGGGATCCAGGTTCAGCACCCCGTCCTTGAGGTCGCCGCCCAGCTGGACCCGGCGGATATCCATGTCGTTCGCCTTCACGCTGGCGGCGCGATAGCTGATCGTGCCGTCCATCGCCCGCAGCCGCTCCACCTGCAGGGTCGCGTCAGGCAGCAGTTTGCCCACGGTCCCGCCGGTGCTGATGGTCGTGGTGTCCGTGCCCGCGGCATTCGTCTGCGCCCGCCCGCCGAGGATGGTCGTCAGGTCGTCGATGTCGAGCCGCTGGGAGCTCAGAGTGGCATCGACCTTCAGCCGGCCACCTCCCTGGACGCGCACATCGCCCTCCAGGTCGGAGGCCCCGACCCGACCGCTGAAGTCGTTGAAGGTCCAGATGTTGTCGTCGCGGGTCAGTGCGCCCGCCAGGCGGTAGGCCGGCGTGTTGGGCAGGGTGACGCCCGTCAGCAGATACAGATCATTCAGGTTCTGGCCCTGAAGGCTGAGCGTGGAGGTGAACTGGCCCAGATCGAACGGGCGGGTGATCGCCCCGTCCGCGACCAGCCGGGATCCGGCCCCGGCCAGCGTCGCCTTGAATCCATAGGGGCGATTGCGCCGGATGTTGATGAAGGGGCCGCCCTCGATCTTCAGCGTCAGGGGCGACCCGTTGATCGACCCCTCGCCCTCCAGCACGAAGCCGCTCTGGCCGTCCGCGTCGGAGGCCGCCTCCTGGGCCGTGACGGCGGCTTCCAGCGTCAGGTCGCGGCGTTGCTCGTCGACCGACAGGCGGCCGTCGGTGATGACCAGGCGATTGATCAGCGGCAGTTTCGCGCCCTCTCCGTCGTCGGGCTTGTCCGGCTCCAGATCCCAGCTCTGCCGGCCGTCCTCGGTCGCGATCAGGACGACCCGTGGCCGGGTGATCGACAGCAGCGGCATCT
This DNA window, taken from Brevundimonas subvibrioides ATCC 15264, encodes the following:
- a CDS encoding alpha/beta hydrolase, yielding MTRRGLLVPALGALVASMAAACSPLAVLNAVAPRDPGVRRVARDLPYGDDPRQRFDIFAPAAVGQGARLPVLVLFYGGGWDSGSRDVYGWAAQALAAQGFVVALPDYRLVPEVHFPTFVEDAAAATASVAEIVATYGGDPARLGVLGHSAGAHLAMMIALDAHYMADLGQPGLIKAAAGLAGPYDFLPFDVASSINAFGRWPDPRETQPLTYARADAPPLWLGHGTADVVVHDEDTILLDARMRELGGRCEAKLYPGLNHADLIATFAPLFRKKAPVLTDVSAFFHRELG
- a CDS encoding AsmA family protein; protein product: MSRSLNLKSLWQDIRTRGVAPAGARMGQWRDWVVENDPVYGSFRRPGRTEKIAASVVLVLIAAIVIFLLLFDWNWLRGPIGRWASAKYDREVALQGDLDVRLFSWTPSVIVNDLKFGGPSWATEADTANVERIEAQFRLRKLFVGQVEMPLLSITRPRVVLIATEDGRQSWDLEPDKPDDGEGAKLPLINRLVITDGRLSVDEQRRDLTLEAAVTAQEAASDADGQSGFVLEGEGSINGSPLTLKIEGGPFINIRRNRPYGFKATLAGAGSRLVADGAITRPFDLGQFTSTLSLQGQNLNDLYLLTGVTLPNTPAYRLAGALTRDDNIWTFNDFSGRVGASDLEGDVRVQGGGRLKVDATLSSQRLDIDDLTTILGGRAQTNAAGTDTTTISTGGTVGKLLPDATLQVERLRAMDGTISYRAASVKANDMDIRRVQLGGDLKDGVLNLDPVAFTFNRGTLTGTATIDANPEVPYSKIDFRLAGYPLESIIPARDGVAPVSGAALGRARLEGSGNSIHRFAAASKGSLSLVVPQGRMRAAFAELLGINASAGLLKLLRGDDSQSTIRCGVADFDVANGIARARTLVVDTDVVLASGTGSINLGDETMNLKIDGESKRPRLLRLWTPILVSGPLTAPRVGVDTSQIIGQGGLTALLGAVVAPVAALFAFVDPGLAEDANCGSLIANAR